Proteins encoded in a region of the Anopheles aquasalis chromosome 2, idAnoAquaMG_Q_19, whole genome shotgun sequence genome:
- the LOC126571353 gene encoding dedicator of cytokinesis protein 2 isoform X2, translating to MTVWSRTSERRLAVAKANYSAEDKEHHIDLDVGDTVIIEQESYHWYYGRNGSSGTVGVFPKAYVHPVESRASRDGELIIHRSEIVEEITTVLKEWQYHYRRLYLATDSCFKQLQGKMLELIRLRSQLLSGNLPVDEMRNIKLKATSEIDTGNKILQLDMIVRDESGNILDIERTSTTQLYEHHMNAVDRIKRASNSTSKNRTPDIVNRHSHNLLLSVHNFVCRLSEDTEILFTLYDGDEMRAITENFVVRWSRQGMAADLDQFNNIKVLFTDLSGNDLSRNKIYLVAYVVRIGAMEGKDTELRRSSMANSVGNGTYKTNRNHITTQMSNPASPSTGSGGTGSGTPSSTGSLNGIPDLNMRRPFGVATLDLKPILRRSEDFKSDTQLKMPFIPCEKEPLEATLRKLITNKDLGEKSDSAIWISVDMLYGDIKQVRDEYPHLVLGNVAFARKMGFPEVIFPGDVRNDLYLTLVSGEFSKGSKSSDKNIEVMAYVCNKQGVTIPGVISYGGGGGALNEYKSVIYYHEDRPKWSETFKIDVPIEEFKQCHLKFTFRHRSSNEAKDRTEKPFGMSFVRLMNDDGTTLQHRRHTLLVYKIDHKKYDEESQYNYLNLPSLADELPNGSTKPAIAGFSLASKDSFIIETNLCSTKLTQNVDILGLLNWSSRKEKLEESLHALMKVRCEEVVKFLQDILDALFNILVDNGDPDKYDKLVFECLLRLIEIVYDLKYQHFQSVLDLYINESFSATLAYEKLIQVVQTDIRNAINSIASTATFNRSASNIYTVNENDEKLYRTTKYLQYIIKFIVRSRVLFAELNQDRGREEFEAGLEQLLESFTELIKYQNDLLKSQGALLKYLHIIASDLMQVYEPLKLGQKIVDIITNVPTGRLNQSKMTCIKDVVDSKLFKLPECRAILLPVFCRQIKDKLESKEEGDFMCDIRQQEKNLIKAAKVLGESKSQLHTRETTAKTKVAECVNIMNNMLELLFQRDADIGPVDGDIRNIMLILLRTVIQSSIAMDRSNPLVGNLVAVMLGIFRSMNASHYQCYVKSFLTSYDLLDFLTEILLVFQELVSKPVFPADWLDMIMHQNTVILESLRHFAGIIMDQFFSPFEKQVWSNYFQCSITFLTQPSLQLNMFSKTKQSVIRSNYRDIRRETVFEIRKMWFNLGEHKIMFVPRLVGPILEMSLIPEEDLRRATIPIFFDMMQCEYYSSRFATESYGDTRRNTAHIKGNFNDFEKEIIEKLDHYIEGGYGDAEYKDLFYEIMHESCSSHSTLQTYGVQCVQILTRLMEKLLEYRCLIHDESKENRMACTVSLLQFYSDVNRKEMYIRYVDKLYELHMEFDNFTEAAYTLKLHSNELSWDETPLSLLLKSKRHILSSTHRTLKEHLYRSMIDLFDKGKMWECAIELCKELAQQYENEVYDYLSLSELYKRMSTFYENILRTTRYESIYYRVTFFGLGFPEFLRNRAFVYRGNEYEDAGSFNMRILSQHPRAELLTTLTPEPDVQQSEGQFVQIVKVDPVYRDMHFGSKNTQTIASNIVKFYKSNNVSEFQFSRPIRDSTVGGDDIANTSYERTIMRTTDPLPGILRWFPVKSCETVMITPIEMAIETVDAKNRAIRDLVLEHQSDPRIPVHSLSAIIKGVVDAAINGGIPIYEEAFLKPEYLDRRPDDDHLVARLKDLIASQIPLLEVALLLHKMKTPASLLPLHDQLEKCFATIQANVEAKYGKRCTDIKIDRDAEVTFRRQTSAMPQLSMESSRLSEASVGSSDSGSSKNQNSRPTTTSSGGFKNTFANLTNFNTVNLARTSLGTSPSSKTKKDKTLTKRRSSRKMDRETMSLSIPNSQFYTAPLGTTSEHSYSMLSSDNSRDSAGSVSLLSTTSTVTVGSPISSPMNSLPVYELTEELHPKRPLRSEVEKEKRLSRPPSIATPTMSTKSSVAGVSSVANGGGDTNSIGSADSSSNRNSIITNDSTTSEEDAVPPPLPLKTSSRGDSGNDYANFGSRTEYRSSSQQAVVTNASHYITFKPMLATPIVEQQHSNKAHDDMANNASYDTVQTTGNHNIIIINSATVPGAAAMYDDKKRPPTPPPKPARNVKV from the exons CAGCTACAGGGCAAAATGCTCGAGCTGATACGGTTACGATCGCAGTTGCTGTCCGGCAATCTGCCGGTGGACGAGATGCGAAACATCAAGCTGAAGGCGACGAGTGAGATCGACACGGGCAACAAGATCCTCCAGCTGGACATGATCGTGCGGGACGAGAGCGGAAACATACTGGACATCGAGCGTACCTCGACGACGCAGCTGTACGAGCATCATATGAACGCGGTGGATCgcatcaagcgagcgagcaactcCACAAGCAAGAACCGAACACCGGACATTGTGAACCGTCATTCGCACAATCTGCTTCTATCGGTGCACAACTTTGTCTGCCGGTTAAGCGAGGACACGGAGATACTGTTCACGCTGTACGATGGTGATGAGATGAGAGCAATCACCGAGAACTTTGTGGTCCGGTGGAGCCGCCAGGGGATGGCGGCGGATCTGGATCAGTTCAACAACATCAAGGTCCTGTTCACGGATCTGTCCGGGAATGATCTGAGCCGGAATAAGATATATCTTGTGGCGTACGTCGTGCGGATAGGTGCAATGGAGGGAAAGGATACGGAGCTACGGCGTAGCAGCATGGCAAACTCGGTCGGCAATGGCACTTACAAGACGAATCGCAACCATATCACCACCCAGATGAGCAATCCTGCGTCACCTAGTACGGGAAGTGGTGGCACTGGTAGTGGGACGCCTTCAAGCACGGGCAGCCTGAATGGCATCCCGGATCTAAACATGCGCCGTCCGTTCGGTGTGGCCACGCTCGACCTGAAGCCGATCCTGAGGCGATCGGAAGACTTCAAAAGTGATACACAGCTCAAGATGCCATTCATTCCGTGTGAAAAGGAGCCGCTGGAGGCGACACTGCGGAAGTTGATCACAAACAAGGATCTGGGTGAGAAGAGTGATTCGGCGATCTGGATCAGTGTGGATATGCTGTACGGTGACATCAAGCAGGTGCGCGACGAGTATCCGCATCTGGTGCTCGGTAACGTGGCGTTCGCGCGCAAGATGGGCTTCCCGGAGGTGATCTTTCCGGGTGACGTGCGCAACGACCTCTACCTAACGCTCGTATCGGGCGAGTTCTCGAAGGGCTCGAAGAGCAGCGACAAAAACATCGAGGTGATGGCGTACGTGTGCAACAAGCAGGGCGTGACGATACCGGGTGTCATCAgctacggtggcggtggtggagcacTGAATGAGTACAAGTCCGTCATCTACTACCACGAGGATCGCCCGAAGTGGAGTGAAACGTTCAAGATCGACGTGCCGATCGAGGAGTTCAAGCAGTGCCATCTGAAGTTCACCTTCCGCCACCGTAGCTCAAACGAGGCGAAGGATCGGACCGAGAAACCGTTTGGGATGTCATTCGTACGGTTGATGAACGACGACGGTACGACGCTACAGCACCGGCGCCATACGCTACTGGTCTACAAGATTGACCATAAAAAGTACGACGAAGAGTCACAGTACAACTATCTGAACCTACCTTCGCTGGCCGATGAACTACCGAACGGAAGCACCAAACCAGCCATCGCGGGCTTCAGTTTAGCGTCAAAGGATTCATTCATCATTGAGACGAACCTGTGCAGTACCAAGCTAACGCAGAACGTCGATATACTGGGTCTGTTGAATTGGTCTTCGAGGAAGGAAAAGCTGGAAGAATCACTGCACGCGTTGATGAAGGTGCGGTGCGAGGAGGTGGTCAAGTTCCTGCAGGACATCCTGGACGCTCTGTTTAACATACTCGTCGACAATGGGGATCCGGACAAGTACGACAAGTTGGTGTTCGAATGTTTACTACGGCTGATCGAGATCGTGTACGACCTCAAGTATCAGCACTTCCAATCCGTCCTCGATCTGTACATCAACGAAAGCTTCTCCGCGACACTGGCTTATGA GAAACTGATCCAGGTGGTGCAGACGGACATCCGGAATGCGATCAACAGTATAGCAAGCACTGCTACGTTCAATCGCTCTGCGTCCAACATCTATACAGtcaacgagaacgacgagaAACTGTACCGTACGACAAAGTACCTGCAGTACATCATAAAGTTCATCGTTCGATCACGTGTACTGTTTGCCGAGTTGAACCAAGATCGTGGGCGCGAAGAGTTTGAAGCTGGTTTGGAGCAGCTGCTTGAGTCGTTTACCGAGCTGATCAAGTATCAGAACGATCTACTCAAATCGCAGGGTGCACTGCTTAAGTATCTGCACATCATCGCTTCCGATCTGATGCAGGTGTACGAGCCGCTGAAGCTGGGCCAAAAGATTGTCGACATCATAACGAACGTGCCAACGGGACGGTTGAATCAATCAAAGATGACCTGCATTAAGGATGTGGTTGATTCGAAGCTGTTCAAGCTGCCGGAATGCAGAGCCATCCTACTGCCCGTGTTTTGTCGACAAATCAAGGATAAGCTGGAGAGCAAGGAAGAG GGTGACTTTATGTGCGACATACGGCAGCAGGAGAAAAACCTTATCAAAGCAGCCAAGGTGCTTGGGGAAAGCAAATCCCAGCTTCACACGCGTGAAACCACCGCTAAGACCAAG GTGGCGGAATGTGTGAACATCATGAACAATATGTTGGAGCTGCTGTTCCAAAGGGATGCAGATATCGGTCCAGTGGACGGGGATATACGAAACATCATGCTGATACTGTTGCGCACCGTCATTCAAAGCTCGATCGCGATGGATCGAAGCAATCCGCTGGTTGGCAACCTGGTTGCTGTTATGCTTGGGATCTTCCGCAGCATGAATGCGTCGCACTATCAGTGCTACGTGAAGAGTTTCCTCACCAGCTACGATCTGCTAGATTTTCTCACCGAGATACTGCTCGTATTCCAGGAGCTTGTCTCGAAGCCAGTCTTTCCGGCCGACTGGCTCGACATGATTATGCACCAGAACACGGTGATACTGGAGAGCTTGCGGCATTTCGCCGGCATCATAATGGACCAGTTTTTCAGTCCGTTCGAGAAGCAGGTCTGGTCGAACTACTTCCAGTGCTCGATCACGTTCCTGACGCAGCCTTCGTTGCAACTTAATATGTTCagtaaaacgaaacaatcggtAATCCGCAGTAACTATCGGGACATCCGTCGGGAGACGGTGTTCGAGATACGGAAGATGTGGTTCAATCTGGGCGAGCACAAAATCATGTTCGTACCGCGTCTTGTGGGACCGATCCTAGAGATGAGCCTGATCCCCGAGGAGGATCTGCGACGGGCCACCATTCCGATCTTCTTCGACATGATGCAGTGTGAGTACTATAGCTCACGCTTCGCTACCGAGAGCTATGGTGACACGAGGCGTAACACAGCCCACATCAAGGGAAACTTTAATGACTTTGAGAAGGAGATCATCGAAAAGCTGGATCACTACATCGAGGGAGGCTACGGTGACGCTGAGTATAAGGATCTGTTCTACGAGATCATGCACGAATCGTGCAGCAGTCATAGCACGCTTCAAACGTacggtgtgcagtgtgtacagATACTGACTAGGTTGATGGAGAAGCTGCTCGAGTACCGGTGTTTGATACACGACGAAAGCAAAGAGAATCGTATGGCGTGCACAGTTAGTCTGTTACAGTTCTATTCCGATGTGAACCGGAAGGAGATGTACATCCGATACGTGGATAAGCTGTACGAGTTGCACATGGAGTTTGATAACTTCACCGAGGCGGCCTATACACTGAAGCTGCACAGCAATGAGCTGTCGTGGGATGAAACGCCCCTATCACTGCTACTGAAGTCGAAACGGCACATCCTCTCCTCAACACACCGGACATTGAAGGAGCATCTTTACCGTAGCATGATTGATCTTTTCGACAAGGGCAAGATGTGGGAGTGTGCGATCGAGTTGTGCAAGGAGTTGGCTCAGCAGTACGAGAACGAGGTGTACGATTACCTTAGCTTAAGCGAGCTGTACAAGCGGATGTCCACTTTCtatgaaaacattctccgTACGACACGGTACGAGTCGATCTACTACCGTGTGACCTTCTTTGGGCTTGGTTTCCCAGAGTTCCTGCGCAACCGGGCATTCGTGTACCGGGGGAACGAGTACGAGGATGCGGGATCGTTCAATATGCGCATTCTGAGTCAGCATCCGCGGGCCGAGCTACTCACGACACtgacaccggaaccggacgtACAGCAGTCCGAAGGTCAGTTCGTACAAATCGTTAAGGTGGACCCGGTCTACAGGGATATGCATTTCggaagcaaaaacacacaaacgatcGCGTCGAATATTGTTAAGTTTTACAAATCCAACAACGTGAGCGAGTTCCAGTTTTCACGCCCAATCCGGGACAGTACAGTTGGAGGTGATGATATTGCCAATACATCGTACGAGCGGACGATTATGCGTACGACGGATCCACTGCCCGGAATACTGCGCTGGTTCCCCGTAAAATCCTGCGAGACGGTTATG ATAACACCGATCGAGATGGCCATTGAAACGGTGGACGCTAAGAACCGAGCGATCCGAGATCTGGTGCTCGAGCATCAAAGTGATCCGCGCATTCCCGTTCACTCGCTGAGTGCAATCATCAAAGGTGTGGTCGATGCGGCCATTAATGGTGGCATTCCGATCTACGAGGAAGCCTTCCTCAAGCCGGAATATCTCGATCGACGTCCGGACGATGATCATCTGGTGGCTCGGCTCAAGGATCTGATTGCTTCGCAAATACCGCTGCTTGAGGTAGCTTTGCTGCtacacaaaatgaaaacaccaGCGAGTTTGCTTCCGTTGCACGATCAGCTCGAGAAGTGCTTCGCCACGATACAGGCCAACGTGGAGGCGAAGTACGGCAAACGTTGCACCGACATCAAGATCGATCGGGATGCCGAGGTTACGTTCCGTCGGCAAACCTCGGCCATGCCACAGCTCAGTATGGAATCTAGTCGACTGTCGGAGGCCAGCGTCGGTTCATCTGA cagtggcagttcGAAGAATCAAAACAGTCGGCCCACCACGACCAGCTCTGGAGGTTTTAAAAACACTTTCGCCAACTTGACTAACTTCAACACGGTTAATTTGGCCAG AACGTCACTTGGTACCTCACCCAGTTCGaagacaaaaaaggacaaaacacTAACCAAACGTCGATCGAGTCGAAAG ATGGATCGCGAGACGATGAGCTTATCGATACCAAACAGCCAATTCTACACTGCACCCTTAGGAACGACGAGCGAGCATAGCTACAGTATGCTATCGTCCGACAACAGCAGGGATAGTGCTGGCTCGGTCAGTCTCCTCTCGACGACCAGTACGGTCACCGTCGGTTCCCCGATATCATCTCCAATGAACTCGTTGCCAGTGTACGAGCTAACTGAGGAG CTGCATCCAAAGAGACCACTCCGTtcggaggtggagaaggaaaaacgcCTCTCGCGTCCACCGAGCATTGCGACACCGACCATGAGCACCAAAtcgtcggtggccggtgtatCAAGCGTTgcgaatggtggcggtgacacaaactcgatcggttcggctgacagcagcagcaaccgcaactcGATCATAACGAACGATTCAACCACCTCGGAAGAGGACGCCGTACCGCCACCGTTACCACTGAAAACGAGCTCCCGGGGTGATAGTGGTAATGATTATGCCAATTTCGGCTCGAGGACGGAGTATCGGAGCAGTTCCCAGCAAGCGGTAGTGACCAACGCGAGCCACTACATAACCTTCAAACCGATGCTGGCCACACCGATCGTTgagcaacagcacagcaatAAAGCACATGACGACATGGCTAATAACGCCTCGTACGACACGGTTCAGACGACCGGCAACCAtaacataatcatcatcaactcggCGACCGTGCCTGGTGCCGCCGCCATGTACGACGATAAGAAACGACCACCGACTcctccaccgaaaccggctCGTAATGTAAAGGTGTAA